A DNA window from Brassica napus cultivar Da-Ae chromosome C1, Da-Ae, whole genome shotgun sequence contains the following coding sequences:
- the LOC106391020 gene encoding UDP-glucuronate:xylan alpha-glucuronosyltransferase 1 isoform X1, with the protein MASPPAATAATAATGGDSRRRLSASISEAICKRRFRRNSKGGGRPDMVKPFNVINFPTGDKNSNCCCSKFQIVKIILFILLLATLFTIIYSPEVYHHSLSHSSSRWIWRRQDSRYVSDLDINWDDVTKTLESVQEGHTIGVLNFDSNEIQRWRELAKTKENEDEENVVVLELDYADKNVTWDALYPEWIDEEQETEVPVCPDLPKIKVPTRRLDLIVVKLPCRNEGNWSRDVGRLHLQLAAATVAASAKGFFRGHVLFVSRCFPIPNLFRCKDLVSRRGDVWLYKPNLDTLRDKLQLPIGSCELSLPLGIKERPSLGNPKREAYATILHSAHVYVCGAIAAAQSIRQSGSTRDLVILVDDNISGYHRSGLEAAGWQIRTIQRIRNPKAEKDAYNEWNYSKFRLWQLTDYDKIIFIDADLLILRNIDFLFSMPEISATGNNGTLFNSGVMVIEPCNCTFELLMEHINEIESYNGGDQGYLNEVFTWWHRIPKHMNFLKHFWVGDEDDVRRKKTELFGAEPPILYVLHYLGMKPWLCYRDYDCNFNSDIFVEFATDIAHRRWWMVHDAMPKELHQFCYLRSKQKAQLEYDRRQAEAANYTDGHWKIRVKDPRFKTCIDKLCNWKSMLRHWGESNSNWTDDESFVPTPPAITAVRRSSLPGHNL; encoded by the exons ATGGCAAGTCCCCCCGCCGCTACTGCAGCCACGGCCGCAACCGGCGGAGACTCTAGGCGTCGCCTCTCCGCTTCCAT caGTGAAGCAATATGCAAGAGAAGATTCCGGAGAAACAGCAAAGGCGGTGGCAGACCGGATATGGTGAAACCTTTTAATGTCATCAATTTTCCGACAGGAGACAAAAACAGTAATTGTTGTTGCAGCAAGTTTCAGATCGTaaagattattttgtttatcCTTCTATTGGCTACTCTCTTCACCATCATCTATTCCCCTGAAGTTTATCATCATTCCCTTTCCCACTCTTCTTCTAG ATGGATATGGAGAAGACAAGATTCAAGATATGTTTCAGACCTGGACATAAATTGGGACGATGTGACCAAAACCCTTGAGAGCGTCCAAGAAGGCCATACGATCGGTGTCTTGAATTTCGATTCGAACGAGATCCAACGGTGGAGAGAGTTAGCCAAGACTAAAGAAAACGAGGATGAGGAAAACGTTGTCGTACTGGAGCTGGACTATGCAGATAAGAACGTGACTTGGGACGCACTCTACCCAGAGTGGATCGATGAGGAGCAAGAAACAGAGGTTCCTGTTTGTCCTGATCTCCCAAAGATCAAAGTACCTACAAGAAGACTCGATCTGATCGTCGTGAAGCTTCCTTGTCGGAACGAAGGGAACTGGTCAAGAGACGTCGGGAGGTTGCATCTGCAGCTGGCGGCAGCGACGGTGGCCGCTTCGGCAAAAGGGTTTTTCAGAGGTCACGTGTTGTTTGTCTCTAGATGCTTTCCGATTCCGAATCTGTTTCGGTGTAAGGATCTTGTGTCTCGGAGAGGCGATGTTTGGTTATATAAACCTAATCTTGATACCTTGAGAGACAAGCTTCAGCTTCCTATAGGTTCTTGTGAGCTCTCTCTTCCCCTCGGCATCAAAG AGAGACCAAGTTTAGGAAACCCTAAAAGAGAAGCCTACGCTACCATCCTTCATTCAGCTCATGTTTACGTCTGTGGAGCAATTGCTGCGGCTCAGAGCATAAGACAGTCCGGTTCAACAAGAGACCTCGTGATCCTGGTCGATGACAACATCAGCGGTTACCACCGGAGTGGACTCGAAGCTGCGGGGTGGCAAATCAGGACGATACAGAGGATTCGAAACCCTAAAGCAGAGAAAGATGCTTACAACGAGTGGAACTACAGCAAATTCCGACTATGGCAACTCACTGATTACGACAAGATCATCTTCATCGACGCTGATCTCTTAATCCTGAGAAACATCGACTTCTTGTTCTCGATGCCTGAGATCTCAGCGACAGGAAACAATGGAACCCTATTCAACTCGGGAGTTATGGTGATCGAGCCTTGCAACTGTACGTTTGAGCTTTTGATGGAACATATAAATGAGATTGAGTCGTACAACGGTGGAGATCAGGGTTACTTAAACGAGGTCTTCACATGGTGGCATCGGATTCCGAAACACATGAATTTCTTGAAGCATTTTTGGGTTGGGGATGAAGATGACGTGAGGCGCAAGAAAACGGAATTGTTTGGAGCAGAGCCTCCGATTCTTTATGTTCTTCATTACTTGGGAATGAAACCGTGGCTATGTTACCGTGACTATGACTGTAACTTCAACTCCGACATATTCGTTGAGTTCGCGACGGATATTGCTCACCGACGATGGTGGATGGTCCACGACGCAATGCCAAAG GAGCTTCACCAATTCTGTTACTTGCGATCCAAGCAAAAGGCACAGCTGGAATATGATCGCCGGCAAGCCGAGGCCGCAAACTACACCGACGGCCACTGGAAAATAAGAGTAAAGGACCCAAGATTCAAGACTTGTATTGATAAATTGTGTAACTGGAAAAGCATGTTGAGGCATTGGGGAGAATCAAATTCAAATTGGACGGACGACGAGTCTTTTGTACCTACCCCACCGGCTATCACCGCCGTCCGGAGATCCTCGCTTCCCGGCCATAACTTGTGA
- the LOC106391020 gene encoding UDP-glucuronate:xylan alpha-glucuronosyltransferase 1 isoform X2, translating into MASPPAATAATAATGGDSRRRLSASIEAICKRRFRRNSKGGGRPDMVKPFNVINFPTGDKNSNCCCSKFQIVKIILFILLLATLFTIIYSPEVYHHSLSHSSSRWIWRRQDSRYVSDLDINWDDVTKTLESVQEGHTIGVLNFDSNEIQRWRELAKTKENEDEENVVVLELDYADKNVTWDALYPEWIDEEQETEVPVCPDLPKIKVPTRRLDLIVVKLPCRNEGNWSRDVGRLHLQLAAATVAASAKGFFRGHVLFVSRCFPIPNLFRCKDLVSRRGDVWLYKPNLDTLRDKLQLPIGSCELSLPLGIKERPSLGNPKREAYATILHSAHVYVCGAIAAAQSIRQSGSTRDLVILVDDNISGYHRSGLEAAGWQIRTIQRIRNPKAEKDAYNEWNYSKFRLWQLTDYDKIIFIDADLLILRNIDFLFSMPEISATGNNGTLFNSGVMVIEPCNCTFELLMEHINEIESYNGGDQGYLNEVFTWWHRIPKHMNFLKHFWVGDEDDVRRKKTELFGAEPPILYVLHYLGMKPWLCYRDYDCNFNSDIFVEFATDIAHRRWWMVHDAMPKELHQFCYLRSKQKAQLEYDRRQAEAANYTDGHWKIRVKDPRFKTCIDKLCNWKSMLRHWGESNSNWTDDESFVPTPPAITAVRRSSLPGHNL; encoded by the exons ATGGCAAGTCCCCCCGCCGCTACTGCAGCCACGGCCGCAACCGGCGGAGACTCTAGGCGTCGCCTCTCCGCTTCCAT TGAAGCAATATGCAAGAGAAGATTCCGGAGAAACAGCAAAGGCGGTGGCAGACCGGATATGGTGAAACCTTTTAATGTCATCAATTTTCCGACAGGAGACAAAAACAGTAATTGTTGTTGCAGCAAGTTTCAGATCGTaaagattattttgtttatcCTTCTATTGGCTACTCTCTTCACCATCATCTATTCCCCTGAAGTTTATCATCATTCCCTTTCCCACTCTTCTTCTAG ATGGATATGGAGAAGACAAGATTCAAGATATGTTTCAGACCTGGACATAAATTGGGACGATGTGACCAAAACCCTTGAGAGCGTCCAAGAAGGCCATACGATCGGTGTCTTGAATTTCGATTCGAACGAGATCCAACGGTGGAGAGAGTTAGCCAAGACTAAAGAAAACGAGGATGAGGAAAACGTTGTCGTACTGGAGCTGGACTATGCAGATAAGAACGTGACTTGGGACGCACTCTACCCAGAGTGGATCGATGAGGAGCAAGAAACAGAGGTTCCTGTTTGTCCTGATCTCCCAAAGATCAAAGTACCTACAAGAAGACTCGATCTGATCGTCGTGAAGCTTCCTTGTCGGAACGAAGGGAACTGGTCAAGAGACGTCGGGAGGTTGCATCTGCAGCTGGCGGCAGCGACGGTGGCCGCTTCGGCAAAAGGGTTTTTCAGAGGTCACGTGTTGTTTGTCTCTAGATGCTTTCCGATTCCGAATCTGTTTCGGTGTAAGGATCTTGTGTCTCGGAGAGGCGATGTTTGGTTATATAAACCTAATCTTGATACCTTGAGAGACAAGCTTCAGCTTCCTATAGGTTCTTGTGAGCTCTCTCTTCCCCTCGGCATCAAAG AGAGACCAAGTTTAGGAAACCCTAAAAGAGAAGCCTACGCTACCATCCTTCATTCAGCTCATGTTTACGTCTGTGGAGCAATTGCTGCGGCTCAGAGCATAAGACAGTCCGGTTCAACAAGAGACCTCGTGATCCTGGTCGATGACAACATCAGCGGTTACCACCGGAGTGGACTCGAAGCTGCGGGGTGGCAAATCAGGACGATACAGAGGATTCGAAACCCTAAAGCAGAGAAAGATGCTTACAACGAGTGGAACTACAGCAAATTCCGACTATGGCAACTCACTGATTACGACAAGATCATCTTCATCGACGCTGATCTCTTAATCCTGAGAAACATCGACTTCTTGTTCTCGATGCCTGAGATCTCAGCGACAGGAAACAATGGAACCCTATTCAACTCGGGAGTTATGGTGATCGAGCCTTGCAACTGTACGTTTGAGCTTTTGATGGAACATATAAATGAGATTGAGTCGTACAACGGTGGAGATCAGGGTTACTTAAACGAGGTCTTCACATGGTGGCATCGGATTCCGAAACACATGAATTTCTTGAAGCATTTTTGGGTTGGGGATGAAGATGACGTGAGGCGCAAGAAAACGGAATTGTTTGGAGCAGAGCCTCCGATTCTTTATGTTCTTCATTACTTGGGAATGAAACCGTGGCTATGTTACCGTGACTATGACTGTAACTTCAACTCCGACATATTCGTTGAGTTCGCGACGGATATTGCTCACCGACGATGGTGGATGGTCCACGACGCAATGCCAAAG GAGCTTCACCAATTCTGTTACTTGCGATCCAAGCAAAAGGCACAGCTGGAATATGATCGCCGGCAAGCCGAGGCCGCAAACTACACCGACGGCCACTGGAAAATAAGAGTAAAGGACCCAAGATTCAAGACTTGTATTGATAAATTGTGTAACTGGAAAAGCATGTTGAGGCATTGGGGAGAATCAAATTCAAATTGGACGGACGACGAGTCTTTTGTACCTACCCCACCGGCTATCACCGCCGTCCGGAGATCCTCGCTTCCCGGCCATAACTTGTGA